The sequence below is a genomic window from Chroococcidiopsis sp. TS-821.
GATTTGAAAGAATTTGTTTTGCCTTGTACAGCAGTGCAGCAAGCAGAAGATCCCGATGCGATCGTTCTTGCGTTCTTCCAAAGTACTTACGAAGTAGCAGCGTTAGCTACCTGCGATCGCGCTGCGTTAGAGCGATAATACTGGTTAGCTTTGAGATTAATACGTATTGGCAAGCAGGGGAGTAGAGGAATAGAGGAGCCTGCGCCGTGCAGGGGTTTCCCCCGTTGAGGCGACTGGCGTGGGCAGAAAAGACTATTAACCCAGCACTGTAGATTAGGAGTCATAGAGATTAAGCTGGAAGAATAAACCGCAAGAAACCACTTGGTCAATGTCGCTTACTCTTGGTGGAGATGGATATATTAATTGTTGAGGATGAAGCTGAAATTGCTGGATTGATTCAACTTGCGCTGGAAAAAGAAGGATTTTCTTGTCAAAGTTGCCGTGATGGACTCGCAGCGTTGCGCTTATTTCAAGAGTTACAGCCAGATCTGATTATCCTCGACTTGATGCTTCCAGGTTTGGATGGACTCGAAGTATGTGCCAGAATTCGCCAAAAACCTGGTACTAAAGATCCTTATATTTTGATGCTGACAGCAAGAGGTGAGGAAATTGACCGCGTGATTGGTTTATCTACGGGTGCAGACGATTACCTCGTTAAGCCTTTTAGTCCTAGAGAGTTAGTGGCAAGAGTGCGAGCATTGTTACGGCGGAGTTTGCGCCAAGGAGGACAACATCAAATTCATCGCACGCAACACTTTATCGTAGACGTAGAACAACGCTCCGCTAGTCGTCAAGTGAGTAGCGATCGCGCGGAAGAGTTAGACCTGACAACGTTGGAATTTAATTTACTCAGCACCTTTGTCAGCAATCCTGGTCGAGTGTGGAACCGCACGCAGTTAATCGATAAACTTTGGGGTAGTGACTTTTTTGGGGACGAACGCGTTGTCGATACTCACGTTGCGCGATTGCGAAAAAAAATCGAACCCGACCCTGCAAATCCTACATTTATCAAAACTGTTGTTGGTGTGGGATACAAATTTGAAGACGCCGCAACGTCATAAAAACCATGGCGAAAGTAAATTTACGTAAGCGAAACTTACCACTTGCATCGCGCCTTTTCTTATCACACTTATTGGTAATGATGGTCGCGGTAATGAGCCTTGTGATTATTGGCAAAGTGTCTTCACCGCGCTTTTTTGTTGTCCGCCTCGAAGAACTCGAAGGGACAGGATTTCGGCTACGCTTTGCGCGGACTGAACTGATTCACGGCTTTGAAAGTGCCTGGTTTCGCGGTACAGTTTGGTCAGTTGTCGTCAGTACAACCGCAGCAGGCGGACTCAGCTACTGGGTATCCAAACGGATTATGCAACGACTGACAGAGATGGAACAAATTACCCAAAAATTTGCAGCCGGTCAACTCGATGCACGTCTACCTGCAAGTGATATACCAGAATTGCAACGCTTAGGTGTGAGTTTCAACCGCATGGCGGCGAGTTTGGAAGATGTAGAACAACGGCGACGCGAACTGATTAGCGATTTGACACACGAACTGCGAACGCCCTTAACCGTTGTGCGCGGCTATTTAGAAGAACTTGCAGATGGCGAAGTCGAACCGTCGACCGAAATTTACATGCGCCTAGCAAGAGAAACGCGCCGTTTAGAACGCTTGGTGAACGATTTGCAAGAACTTTCCAAAGCTGAGGCGGGTTACTTACCGATCAATTTACAACCTGTTAATCTTTACCCGCTACTGGAGGCTTTGGTAGAAAAGTTTTCGGATCAGATCTTAGAAGATGGTCCTGTCTTGCGACTCAAGTGTTCGCCTCAGCTACCACCTGTATTAGCAGACATTGACCGTGTCGAGCAAGTTCTTGTGAATTTATTGGGTAATGCAATTCGTTATACGAGTCGAGGCGCGATTACCATTCAGGCTTGGACCCAATCGCGTAAACTATGGATCGCGGTAAGCGACACGGGAATTGGTATTGCCAAACAAAACTTACCGCACGTGTTTGAACGCTTCTGGCGTGCCGATCGCTCGCGCGATCGCCATTCGGGTGGGACTGGCATTGGTTTGGCAATTTCTCGTCGCTTAGTTGAACTTCAAGGCGGTCAAATCTTCGTGGAAAGCGAACTTGGTAAAGGTAGCACTTTTTCCTTTTTCTTGCCTTTAGCTTGATTGAGCGATACAAATCAAAAATACTATGGCAGAGTTCAGCGGTCAAAAATCAAAGTTACAAGCTAGCTTGTTAATTCCTTGCAGTTATTTTGCTTTGGTAGCGATCGCTCATTACTTTCGTAATTCAGGGTTGTGCAAGTGTTAAGGAAGAATCGCTTTACAGCTTAGTGGAGCAAGCTCAATATAGATCGCAATGTGCTGTAGCAAATTGCCAGCGAGTCTATGCCTCACGTTGTTCTAACTATGTTATAGTTTACGCAGCTATCGGTTTTGATGGGGATCAGCCATCAAACGTAAGGGGGAAAGTTCGGTGTAAATCCGGCACTGTCCCGCAACTGTGATGAGAGCATTGTTGCTTTCTTAGTCAGGATGCCCGCCGATGTGTCTCCTATGGAGAGAAGCAAACCTGTCGTTTTTCATCTGCGAGGTACGGATGATGGTCAATGTAGCTTTCAAACAATTCATTGCGCTTAGGGCATTTCTTGAGTTGAGTTTGTAGCGTCCTCATTTGAAATTGCCGTTTTGTAGAAGATTAGCCGTATCCAAGTAATAGCTAGTTTGAAGTCATTCCTTAGAGGTGGCTTTAATTAGTCTTACCTAAAGATCGCTGAACTCTACTGGACAAATTTTCTGTTGCTCTCGATTGGTTCACTTTGCTTGTTTATGGCGAAGATGAGCAGCTTTTGATGACTATTTTTAGCACTATGACGCTACAACCATGACTCTTCAAACAAGACTGCAAACTGCAACCCTAGGCTATCCCCACATTGGTAAAAATCGCGAAGTAAAAAAGGCATTGGAAGCCTTTTGGAGCGGTAAATCCGACGCAGAGACTTTACTGCAAATCGTGCAGGAGGTGGAGTGCAAGAACTGGCAAACTCAATTAGAAGCAGGCATTGCTCGCATCGGTATTGGCGATGCGACACTCTACGATCGCGTCTTGGATTGGAGCATCCGACTAGGCATTATTCCAGAGCGATATCGAACCTTGACAGGACTGGAGCAGTACTTTGCAATGGCACGCGGCAAAGATGGTATTCCAGCGCTCGCAATGACCAAATGGTTTGATACCAACTATCACTATCTGGTGCCCGAAATTACCCAGTCTTTGCAGCCAGCGGATTTCAGTGATTTC
It includes:
- a CDS encoding cell wall metabolism sensor histidine kinase WalK produces the protein MAKVNLRKRNLPLASRLFLSHLLVMMVAVMSLVIIGKVSSPRFFVVRLEELEGTGFRLRFARTELIHGFESAWFRGTVWSVVVSTTAAGGLSYWVSKRIMQRLTEMEQITQKFAAGQLDARLPASDIPELQRLGVSFNRMAASLEDVEQRRRELISDLTHELRTPLTVVRGYLEELADGEVEPSTEIYMRLARETRRLERLVNDLQELSKAEAGYLPINLQPVNLYPLLEALVEKFSDQILEDGPVLRLKCSPQLPPVLADIDRVEQVLVNLLGNAIRYTSRGAITIQAWTQSRKLWIAVSDTGIGIAKQNLPHVFERFWRADRSRDRHSGGTGIGLAISRRLVELQGGQIFVESELGKGSTFSFFLPLA
- a CDS encoding response regulator transcription factor; protein product: MDILIVEDEAEIAGLIQLALEKEGFSCQSCRDGLAALRLFQELQPDLIILDLMLPGLDGLEVCARIRQKPGTKDPYILMLTARGEEIDRVIGLSTGADDYLVKPFSPRELVARVRALLRRSLRQGGQHQIHRTQHFIVDVEQRSASRQVSSDRAEELDLTTLEFNLLSTFVSNPGRVWNRTQLIDKLWGSDFFGDERVVDTHVARLRKKIEPDPANPTFIKTVVGVGYKFEDAATS
- a CDS encoding DUF5996 family protein, whose translation is MAFGLVVVLVTEPIFYSYAYPEPEKFRDYPIQPQEAFYSTDLKEFVLPCTAVQQAEDPDAIVLAFFQSTYEVAALATCDRAALER